Proteins from one Bacteroides zhangwenhongii genomic window:
- a CDS encoding RagB/SusD family nutrient uptake outer membrane protein, producing MKRVFRYLPILLVFWGCDSFLDRESYDKMDSDGFYNSTTALNSAVIACYNGIQDALDREFFVTEVRSDNSRNRNQAPTGSTDLEITHLDIYKVETSNALNNAYWEAVYHNIANCNAVLQHLDGADDPQMRIQFEAEARFIRAYHYFNLVRLYGPVFLVSERISPEVAKQAERSSRDEIYAFIEEDLKFAAKELPEKYDDENLGRADQWAAKTLLAKVYLTLSNNGKITKMLEQAKTLLEDVKENSGYGLLLDSGLTGSAYANLFSTANEMNKEMIFVCRYLAGGKGLGSPFANYFAPSSSEDAVIYGSGSSYNCPTEDLIDAYKSETGDQRMEVVLSETWTSKLGVLQHVGWVRKYYSQVTVRYDAENDWPILRFADVLLMLGEIENELNGPTDIANGYLNDIRERAGLDAITPANRVEYRAAMARERRLEFAMENQRFFDLVRTNQFIEVMENHLRTEKVRNQSSGSKSDYYGNEKYNTYVPNPKLENWQLLLPIPYNVMISAPNATQNVGY from the coding sequence ATGAAAAGAGTATTTAGATATTTACCAATTCTGTTGGTCTTTTGGGGATGTGACAGCTTTCTGGATAGGGAGTCGTATGATAAAATGGATAGCGATGGTTTCTATAATAGCACCACAGCATTGAACTCGGCTGTAATTGCTTGTTACAATGGTATTCAAGATGCGTTGGATAGGGAGTTTTTTGTAACAGAGGTGCGTTCGGACAACTCGCGCAACCGTAATCAGGCTCCTACGGGTAGTACGGATTTGGAGATTACTCACCTGGATATTTATAAGGTGGAAACGTCCAATGCGTTGAACAACGCTTATTGGGAAGCGGTGTATCACAATATAGCCAATTGCAATGCTGTGTTGCAGCATTTGGACGGTGCGGACGATCCTCAGATGAGAATACAGTTTGAAGCGGAAGCACGTTTCATCCGGGCTTATCACTACTTCAATTTGGTCCGTCTTTATGGTCCTGTATTTTTGGTGAGTGAGCGGATTTCTCCGGAGGTTGCCAAGCAGGCGGAACGTAGTTCGAGAGATGAGATATATGCTTTTATTGAGGAAGACTTGAAGTTTGCAGCTAAAGAGCTACCGGAAAAGTATGATGATGAAAATTTGGGACGTGCCGACCAGTGGGCAGCGAAAACGTTGCTGGCTAAGGTATATCTGACACTTTCCAATAATGGGAAAATCACAAAGATGCTCGAACAGGCAAAGACATTGTTGGAAGATGTGAAGGAGAATAGCGGATATGGACTGTTGCTTGATAGCGGACTGACGGGCAGTGCTTATGCAAATCTGTTCAGTACGGCCAATGAGATGAATAAAGAGATGATATTCGTATGCCGTTATCTTGCCGGTGGTAAGGGCTTGGGATCTCCGTTTGCCAATTATTTCGCTCCATCGTCTAGTGAAGACGCGGTAATCTATGGGAGTGGAAGTAGTTATAATTGTCCGACAGAAGATTTGATTGATGCGTATAAATCGGAGACAGGTGACCAACGTATGGAAGTGGTTTTGAGTGAAACCTGGACGAGCAAACTGGGAGTTCTTCAGCATGTAGGCTGGGTAAGGAAATATTATTCTCAGGTGACTGTACGTTATGATGCGGAAAATGACTGGCCGATTCTTCGTTTTGCCGATGTGTTGTTGATGTTGGGAGAGATTGAGAATGAACTGAACGGACCGACGGATATAGCGAACGGGTATTTGAATGATATCCGTGAGCGTGCCGGACTGGATGCGATAACCCCTGCCAACCGTGTGGAGTATCGTGCGGCGATGGCGAGAGAAAGAAGACTGGAATTTGCTATGGAGAACCAAAGATTTTTTGATTTGGTGCGTACGAACCAGTTTATCGAAGTAATGGAAAACCATTTACGTACGGAAAAGGTAAGAAATCAAAGTAGTGGTAGTAAGAGCGACTATTATGGCAATGAAAAATATAATACGTATGTACCGAATCCTAAATTGGAGAACTGGCAGTTGCTGTTGCCCATTCCTTATAATGTGATGATTTCGGCTCCGAATGCGACACAGAATGTCGGTTATTAA
- a CDS encoding DUF6377 domain-containing protein yields the protein MKKVILILLAIAFPGLLCAKDNKSTDALLREIDGLVKNRRTYGVEKETRITDLKRLLAEAASDEQRYGFCGRLFDEYRAYNLDSSFVYAQRKEELAHRLNKQDYLDDSAMNMAEVMGTTGMYKEALELLGKIDRKTLPDYLYGYYYHLYRTIYGLMGDYAVTEKAKKEYYRMTDLYRDSLLQVNASDSLGHALVMADKCIVHARYDEAIDMLMEYYRKPSLDDHAQAMIAYTVSEGYRLKGDKQGQKHYLALSAIADLKSAVKEYVSLRKLASLVYEEGDIDRAYNYLKCSLEDATLCNARLRTLEISQVFPIIDKAYQLKTERQQREMKISLICISLLSVFLLAAIFFVYKQMKKVAAARREVVDTNTLLQELNEELHDSNSQLKEMNHTLSEANYIKEEYIGRYMDQCSTYLDKMDLYRRSLNKIAAAGRVEELYKAIKSSQFLDEELKEFYANFDVTFLQLFPNFVDEFNALLTEPMQPKPGEQLNTELRIFALIRLGITDSTKIAQFLRYSVTTIYNYRTRVRNKALGEREEFEAKVMKIGKVEE from the coding sequence ATGAAAAAAGTAATTTTGATTCTTCTGGCAATCGCCTTTCCCGGCCTGCTTTGTGCAAAAGATAACAAGAGTACGGATGCGTTACTCCGTGAGATTGACGGTCTCGTCAAAAACCGTCGGACTTATGGAGTGGAAAAGGAAACGCGTATCACCGATCTAAAGAGATTATTGGCTGAGGCTGCTTCCGATGAACAGCGGTATGGATTCTGCGGACGTCTTTTCGATGAATACCGGGCTTATAACTTGGATTCGTCCTTTGTATATGCTCAGAGGAAAGAGGAATTGGCACACCGCCTGAATAAACAGGATTATCTGGATGATTCCGCTATGAATATGGCGGAAGTGATGGGAACTACCGGAATGTATAAAGAAGCCCTTGAGTTACTGGGGAAAATCGATAGGAAAACACTCCCTGATTATCTTTATGGCTATTATTACCATTTATACCGTACTATTTATGGATTGATGGGTGATTATGCCGTTACGGAAAAAGCAAAGAAAGAGTATTATCGGATGACGGATTTATATCGGGATTCTCTTTTGCAAGTGAATGCTTCCGACTCTTTGGGGCACGCATTGGTTATGGCCGATAAATGTATTGTTCATGCCCGATACGATGAAGCGATTGATATGCTGATGGAATATTACAGAAAGCCTTCTTTAGATGACCATGCACAGGCAATGATTGCCTATACCGTTTCCGAAGGTTATCGGTTGAAAGGAGATAAGCAGGGGCAAAAACACTATCTGGCTCTTTCGGCCATTGCCGATTTGAAATCAGCAGTAAAAGAATATGTATCTTTACGTAAACTTGCTTCGCTCGTCTACGAGGAGGGAGATATTGACCGTGCCTATAATTATCTGAAATGCTCTTTAGAAGATGCTACCCTGTGTAATGCCCGTCTTCGTACTTTGGAAATTTCGCAAGTCTTTCCCATTATAGACAAGGCTTATCAATTAAAGACGGAACGTCAGCAACGGGAAATGAAGATCTCGTTGATATGTATCAGTCTGCTTTCCGTTTTCTTGTTGGCTGCCATTTTCTTTGTCTATAAACAGATGAAAAAGGTAGCTGCTGCGCGCCGCGAAGTGGTCGATACCAATACGCTCCTGCAAGAACTGAACGAAGAACTTCACGATTCCAATTCGCAACTGAAAGAAATGAATCATACGCTTTCGGAAGCCAACTATATCAAGGAGGAATATATCGGGAGATACATGGACCAATGCTCCACTTATCTCGATAAGATGGATTTATACCGCCGTTCCCTGAATAAGATTGCTGCTGCCGGAAGGGTGGAAGAACTATATAAGGCTATTAAATCTTCCCAGTTCCTTGATGAAGAACTGAAAGAGTTTTATGCGAACTTCGACGTGACTTTCCTGCAACTCTTCCCCAATTTTGTGGATGAATTTAATGCCTTGCTTACCGAACCGATGCAACCCAAACCGGGAGAACAACTGAACACCGAGCTGCGTATCTTCGCTCTCATCCGTCTGGGAATTACGGACAGCACTAAAATAGCGCAATTCCTTCGTTACTCTGTCACTACCATCTATAATTACCGGACACGTGTCCGTAACAAAGCTTTGGGGGAAAGAGAGGAATTTGAGGCTAAAGTAATGAAAATAGGGAAGGTGGAAGAGTAA
- a CDS encoding IPT/TIG domain-containing protein yields MTTMKDIIKEISKWTSIIISVLMFAVSCSDDKEDGAPEEPVPVAPTITNFVPPHGVPGVTITITGTDLKEVSEVTIGGKEVTLVGEATDTEIKVMTTEEVTGGKIKVTTPYGTAETVSEFVVDEVFQAPSLITVPQDNVSYLDIITLEGENLDIVEKVFFGNVEAKIIGEDEATRAVEGASGTELKVEVPYYEVAIGESVNLFLEYTDGDGQLVKKDTEKNFTVTPRAPQLENVSSLEADFFESVSLEGTDLNLVEKVLFGTTEATIDKESSNNTVLKVTVPYYEEEEAVKITLIYRYGEKDNILEGRKSDSADEFAAKKVKPENVECPASVMLGTSTFEITGDNLDKVEKVLFNETEITSTLSDDKMKLICSLPSTVEASSNNTITIVYWQENKKEVIRSDFGIKELVNYIWKNVKLYSNETERNYFSVTTGKEYTIENYKEVQNEQLLLSLTNKWKESSKEAYIQMSSLYSSDRSGLPIKFRRIGFNTSIDGLEQGVIDFIKGNSEENVENTLISWNKMKEIGYDSNSRESSVIRYKLNDDAYNEGTSGNGKYEGTKLGQISAIILRTGTLSGDVSEVLGIGFVELVSVDADYTQEGVQNSSWTVNVYFPKNILENIDKVIR; encoded by the coding sequence ATGACAACAATGAAAGATATAATAAAAGAAATAAGCAAATGGACTTCAATTATTATCAGTGTATTGATGTTCGCAGTGTCATGTAGTGATGACAAGGAAGACGGAGCACCGGAAGAACCGGTTCCAGTTGCACCTACTATAACTAACTTTGTTCCACCTCATGGGGTGCCTGGTGTAACAATTACAATAACCGGTACCGATTTGAAAGAAGTGAGTGAAGTAACAATAGGCGGAAAGGAGGTAACGCTTGTCGGTGAGGCTACGGATACAGAGATAAAAGTGATGACTACGGAAGAGGTGACAGGGGGCAAGATTAAAGTAACTACTCCGTATGGGACTGCCGAAACGGTCAGTGAATTTGTGGTGGATGAAGTATTTCAAGCACCTTCTTTGATTACAGTGCCACAGGATAATGTTAGTTATTTGGATATTATTACGCTGGAAGGTGAAAATCTGGATATAGTGGAAAAGGTTTTCTTCGGTAATGTTGAAGCAAAAATTATAGGAGAGGATGAGGCTACCAGAGCTGTTGAAGGCGCTTCGGGAACAGAGCTGAAAGTAGAAGTTCCTTATTATGAGGTAGCAATAGGAGAGTCTGTAAATTTGTTTTTGGAGTATACAGATGGGGATGGTCAACTAGTAAAAAAGGATACAGAGAAAAATTTCACGGTAACTCCGCGTGCTCCTCAGTTGGAAAACGTGTCCTCCCTTGAGGCAGATTTCTTTGAGTCAGTCTCATTAGAGGGAACAGATCTGAATTTGGTAGAAAAGGTGCTTTTTGGTACGACTGAAGCCACTATTGATAAAGAAAGCTCAAACAACACAGTATTAAAAGTTACTGTTCCTTATTATGAGGAAGAAGAAGCTGTGAAGATCACTTTGATATATCGCTATGGAGAGAAAGATAATATACTAGAAGGGAGAAAAAGCGATTCTGCTGATGAGTTTGCTGCAAAAAAAGTTAAACCGGAAAATGTAGAGTGCCCAGCTAGTGTAATGCTTGGAACTTCTACATTTGAAATAACAGGAGATAATTTGGATAAGGTAGAGAAAGTCCTGTTTAATGAAACAGAAATCACTAGTACTTTATCTGATGATAAAATGAAGTTGATTTGTTCACTTCCAAGTACGGTTGAAGCAAGTAGCAATAATACAATTACTATTGTGTACTGGCAGGAGAACAAAAAGGAAGTGATTAGGAGTGATTTTGGAATCAAAGAACTCGTTAATTATATCTGGAAGAATGTAAAATTGTATTCGAATGAAACGGAAAGAAATTATTTTAGTGTAACAACAGGAAAAGAATATACGATAGAAAATTATAAAGAAGTACAGAATGAGCAACTTCTTTTATCATTGACGAATAAATGGAAAGAATCTAGCAAAGAGGCTTATATACAAATGTCATCGTTATATTCTTCCGATCGATCAGGTTTACCTATTAAATTTCGTAGAATAGGTTTTAATACTTCGATAGATGGTTTGGAACAGGGTGTTATTGATTTTATTAAAGGAAATAGTGAAGAAAATGTGGAGAATACTCTTATTAGTTGGAATAAAATGAAAGAGATAGGCTACGATTCTAATTCTAGGGAGTCTTCCGTTATTCGTTATAAATTGAATGATGATGCTTATAATGAGGGTACTTCTGGGAATGGTAAATATGAAGGTACGAAATTAGGGCAAATTAGTGCAATAATACTTAGAACTGGAACATTAAGTGGTGATGTGAGTGAAGTATTAGGTATTGGATTTGTAGAGTTGGTTTCAGTGGATGCTGACTACACACAAGAAGGTGTACAAAATTCATCTTGGACGGTCAATGTCTATTTCCCCAAAAATATTCTTGAGAATATAGATAAAGTGATACGATAA
- a CDS encoding glycoside hydrolase family 31 protein, producing the protein MKIKRLISIVACWLALYTASGQIQWKQVEPGVWKGMVGKPEAYSLLGVSGAAPLKEGFKLLPEVGLPAMASGVVSRIEAGKTMLRLPLRKEEQLYGFGLNFQTVHQRGKILNLHVDHYGGKDTGRTHAPVPFYVSSAGYGVFINSARYLTVYAGSAARKDSPEKPVAKDRNTDKSWSSQQYSDAVEILIPAEGVEVYLFAGPTPLDVIRRYNLLCGGGTLPPRWGLGFTQRTQKLYDAVQVEKEAEEFEEKGYPLDFIGLEPGWQSKAYPCSFEWDKGRFPDAEAFVGRMRKKGVRINLWTNPYVSPASGIYEDMYPYSGSHTVWCGIVPDWGMEQARRIWTDKLEKEHITIGVSGYKIDEVDGYDRYIWPDVATFPSGLSAEQLRQTYGLWVQRITADIYKKHNQRTFGLVRASNGGGNSFPYVLYNDYYSHRDFITALVNSGFCGVLWTPEVRSSKSAEDWLRRFQSVVFSPMAMINAWASGTKPWTFPEVAEQVREYALLRMQMIPYWYSEFAKYHFEGTPPFRAMNLEPGFESGRATYKEEVKNKNLEDNPYLEAVGKEVKDQYMAGEYLLVAPMFERETQRTVVLPKGNWYDFYTGEYAGNGEVITVKPGLDRIPVYVKDGAIIPMMEPKLHAPKAGEKINLEIRHYGMAESSYRLYDDDGETFNYENGAYSWRSVTVSRTPEGKLKGNIGRAKKGYPDNIGKVTWRFMTN; encoded by the coding sequence ATGAAAATAAAAAGACTAATAAGTATTGTGGCCTGTTGGCTGGCTTTATATACGGCAAGTGGACAGATTCAGTGGAAGCAGGTGGAGCCGGGCGTATGGAAAGGAATGGTCGGCAAGCCGGAAGCGTATTCATTGTTGGGAGTTTCGGGGGCCGCTCCTTTGAAAGAAGGTTTCAAGCTACTTCCGGAGGTTGGATTACCTGCTATGGCGAGCGGGGTTGTCAGCCGGATTGAAGCCGGTAAGACGATGTTACGGTTACCGCTTCGTAAGGAAGAGCAATTGTATGGTTTCGGGCTGAATTTTCAGACGGTGCACCAAAGAGGGAAGATTCTGAATTTGCACGTCGACCACTATGGTGGAAAAGATACGGGACGGACTCATGCACCTGTGCCTTTCTATGTGTCTAGTGCGGGGTATGGTGTATTTATTAATTCCGCTCGCTATCTGACGGTCTATGCCGGTTCGGCTGCTCGCAAGGACAGTCCGGAAAAACCGGTTGCCAAAGACCGTAATACGGATAAAAGCTGGAGTTCGCAACAATATTCCGATGCGGTTGAGATTCTGATACCGGCAGAGGGGGTAGAGGTTTACCTGTTTGCCGGACCTACTCCGCTGGATGTGATACGTCGCTATAATCTGTTATGTGGCGGTGGAACATTACCTCCCCGTTGGGGACTGGGATTTACGCAACGGACGCAGAAACTGTATGACGCGGTACAGGTGGAAAAAGAGGCGGAAGAGTTTGAAGAAAAGGGATATCCGTTGGATTTCATCGGGTTGGAACCCGGTTGGCAGAGTAAGGCTTACCCTTGTTCGTTTGAATGGGACAAAGGGCGTTTTCCGGATGCGGAAGCATTCGTCGGACGAATGCGGAAGAAAGGGGTACGCATCAATCTGTGGACAAATCCGTACGTGTCTCCCGCTTCGGGAATTTATGAGGATATGTATCCATATAGCGGTTCGCATACAGTGTGGTGTGGAATTGTACCTGATTGGGGAATGGAACAGGCACGACGTATTTGGACGGACAAGCTGGAAAAGGAGCATATTACCATTGGGGTCAGTGGATATAAAATAGATGAGGTGGACGGATACGACCGTTATATATGGCCGGATGTAGCTACGTTCCCTTCCGGTTTGTCTGCCGAACAACTGCGTCAGACCTATGGTTTATGGGTACAACGGATTACTGCCGATATCTACAAGAAGCATAATCAACGCACTTTCGGTCTGGTACGCGCCTCTAATGGTGGCGGAAACTCATTCCCGTATGTACTTTACAACGATTATTACAGTCATCGAGATTTTATCACGGCGTTGGTCAACTCCGGCTTTTGCGGAGTACTTTGGACACCGGAGGTCCGTAGTTCGAAAAGTGCTGAGGATTGGTTACGCCGTTTTCAGTCAGTGGTTTTTTCACCGATGGCAATGATAAACGCTTGGGCAAGCGGGACGAAGCCATGGACCTTTCCTGAGGTGGCGGAACAAGTCAGAGAATATGCCTTGTTGCGTATGCAGATGATACCTTATTGGTACAGCGAGTTTGCCAAATACCATTTTGAAGGGACGCCGCCTTTCCGGGCGATGAACTTGGAACCCGGATTTGAGTCCGGCAGAGCGACTTATAAGGAGGAGGTAAAGAACAAGAATCTGGAGGATAATCCTTATTTGGAGGCTGTGGGCAAGGAAGTGAAAGACCAGTATATGGCGGGAGAATATTTGCTGGTAGCCCCGATGTTTGAGAGGGAGACGCAGCGTACGGTGGTGTTGCCGAAAGGTAATTGGTATGATTTTTACACAGGCGAATATGCCGGTAATGGAGAAGTGATAACAGTGAAGCCGGGTTTGGACCGTATTCCGGTTTATGTAAAAGATGGGGCGATCATTCCTATGATGGAACCGAAGCTACATGCTCCTAAGGCAGGTGAGAAAATAAATCTGGAGATTCGTCATTATGGTATGGCGGAAAGCAGCTATCGCCTGTATGATGACGATGGAGAGACTTTTAATTATGAAAATGGGGCGTACTCTTGGCGTTCTGTTACCGTCAGCCGTACTCCGGAAGGTAAATTGAAAGGAAATATTGGCAGGGCGAAAAAGGGATATCCCGATAATATAGGGAAAGTAACCTGGAGATTTATGACAAACTGA
- a CDS encoding alpha-amylase family protein, whose translation MRKGIFVKGFLLAIFLSVGFVHAVEKVYVLENPYMSRTLAVKDGVLSTQQIVNKQAGTNLVPVSCQEFALRISEGTDKEGTDRILTAKDFVVESVDKKFSSSIKSYRFRLKNKTHKLTVDVCYELAEDNFYGHKYLEITSGKKVTLEKIDVESIAFEDAFQNYKLKLITARKSGGWKPGLGQPVYTTATATFWGMEFPGAFNTVEEGNTITCGYLRGRELLPNERYTTYRSVVGMADDKNFIDDTFFCYIDRIRRRPARLQVQYNSWFDYGGRVSKETFAKSLRKVHDELVVRRGCRPLNAYVIDDGWQDKGKSVTWADTVWKINNKFAPYFKDSRKEVLKAGSTLGIWLSPASIFGARPMVDRMRGYGFEALSYGMSMTGEKYMGKLEDRVIDLARHGVSYFKFDGLFGHLNIRDFELQGRGTPAMPQLGLDGFSTSDERLNDPKYDELKSYYLVAGTERLMKIFDGLHKVNPDIFIAITNAAYLSPWWLSYVDVVWLINAGDAAKGKDRTGELVYRDHVYHQIWEQENTKFPMNSIFNHEPKKVTANEDRKSFKDYLFMNLSRGTGFVELYLKTDSLSATDWDVLAEGLKWTYQAFPTFKRVRMHGGNPKRNEVYGYTAWNDKQGYISIHNPSAEQREYKITLDRKMGLIPDSKKVYRVTSVLENKSEGVQKQYHYGDVLSLTLRPKEILLLDFTVR comes from the coding sequence ATGAGGAAAGGAATATTTGTAAAAGGATTCTTGCTGGCAATTTTTCTCTCTGTGGGGTTTGTTCATGCCGTTGAGAAAGTGTATGTATTGGAGAATCCTTATATGTCGCGGACACTTGCCGTCAAGGATGGAGTTCTGTCGACTCAACAAATAGTCAACAAGCAAGCCGGGACCAATTTGGTTCCGGTTTCTTGTCAGGAGTTTGCTCTGCGCATCTCTGAAGGGACTGATAAGGAGGGAACAGACAGAATACTGACTGCAAAGGATTTTGTGGTGGAGTCGGTGGATAAGAAGTTTTCTTCTTCTATCAAAAGCTATCGTTTTCGTTTGAAGAATAAGACACATAAGCTCACTGTTGATGTTTGTTACGAACTGGCAGAAGACAATTTCTACGGACACAAGTATTTGGAAATAACTTCCGGAAAGAAAGTGACGCTGGAAAAGATAGATGTGGAGTCCATTGCTTTTGAGGACGCATTTCAGAACTATAAGTTGAAATTGATAACAGCGCGGAAATCCGGTGGATGGAAACCGGGGCTGGGACAGCCGGTATATACAACGGCAACGGCTACATTCTGGGGAATGGAATTTCCAGGTGCTTTCAATACGGTGGAAGAAGGTAACACGATTACTTGTGGTTATCTCCGTGGCAGGGAACTGTTGCCTAATGAGCGCTACACCACTTACCGGAGCGTGGTAGGGATGGCGGATGATAAGAACTTTATTGATGATACGTTCTTTTGCTACATTGACCGTATTCGTCGTCGTCCTGCCCGCTTGCAGGTACAATATAACAGTTGGTTCGACTATGGGGGGCGGGTATCTAAAGAGACATTTGCCAAGAGCCTTCGAAAAGTACATGACGAATTGGTAGTTCGTCGGGGATGTCGTCCGCTCAATGCATACGTGATTGATGACGGATGGCAAGACAAAGGTAAGAGTGTGACGTGGGCGGATACGGTTTGGAAGATTAATAATAAGTTTGCTCCTTACTTTAAGGACAGCCGGAAGGAGGTGCTGAAAGCAGGTTCCACATTAGGAATCTGGTTGAGTCCGGCGTCTATTTTCGGTGCGCGTCCGATGGTGGACAGGATGAGGGGATATGGTTTTGAAGCTCTTTCCTATGGTATGTCCATGACCGGAGAGAAATATATGGGCAAGTTGGAAGACCGTGTGATTGACTTGGCACGGCATGGAGTCTCTTATTTCAAGTTCGACGGTTTGTTCGGTCACTTGAATATCCGTGATTTTGAACTGCAGGGACGGGGCACACCGGCAATGCCGCAGCTTGGTCTGGATGGCTTTTCTACTAGTGATGAACGTCTTAATGACCCGAAATATGATGAGCTGAAAAGCTATTATTTAGTGGCCGGAACAGAACGCCTGATGAAAATTTTTGATGGTCTGCACAAAGTGAATCCTGATATTTTTATCGCTATCACCAATGCAGCCTATTTAAGTCCGTGGTGGCTGTCCTATGTGGATGTAGTATGGCTGATTAATGCTGGAGACGCAGCGAAAGGAAAAGACCGTACGGGAGAGTTGGTGTATCGTGATCATGTGTATCATCAGATTTGGGAACAGGAGAACACCAAATTCCCGATGAACTCTATCTTCAACCATGAACCGAAAAAGGTGACTGCCAATGAGGACCGCAAGAGCTTTAAAGATTATCTCTTTATGAACCTGAGCCGTGGTACGGGATTCGTCGAACTTTACCTCAAAACGGACAGTCTGTCGGCTACCGATTGGGATGTATTGGCGGAAGGATTGAAATGGACTTATCAGGCATTCCCTACATTCAAAAGAGTGCGGATGCACGGAGGAAATCCGAAGAGGAATGAAGTTTACGGTTATACAGCCTGGAATGATAAACAAGGATATATCTCCATTCATAATCCTTCGGCTGAACAACGTGAATATAAGATAACTTTGGATCGTAAGATGGGCTTGATACCGGATTCGAAGAAAGTGTATCGGGTTACTTCCGTATTGGAGAATAAGTCGGAGGGTGTTCAGAAACAGTATCATTATGGTGATGTCCTTTCGTTGACACTCCGCCCGAAAGAAATATTATTGCTGGATTTCACTGTACGTTGA
- a CDS encoding IPT/TIG domain-containing protein, with translation MMNINKIIIGWLSVIASVLVLVTACHETLNVDPLDTTPPEITGFTPKIGQIGTMVSITGTHLRDVTSIKIGGVEANVTRVNRTLVMAEITKDNLSGKIEVTSPYGTAIAEEDFVIEYLRPEVTEWSKETGVFAAMVIKGKNLELVNEISFGTKASVLKSDFELQSDEKIEIIVPYYESDGAVDLVLKYNYGVDPTELVIENAFTLDATAPSVTSISEKAFIGATFDIIGSNLNVVEKVLLEGRELAVELATSEKLTCLVPTDFEVNDNAKIEFVYFGGKMQTSVGNIALKESPCYVWKRITLYGPTHPNVNFFSGITGLSYTPCEFEANAGKIHLALYPGANGLNFGSLYPKDGGLLDKRWTCNGNQISGANGVPLRFRKLKESNEADAKFIKMINEGTLEYFDAEKAAEAGLLYSPMKQVIRYKLEDDMSGGTGGLPYNESNDEGITIGGINLLMVTDKNYKEVLQIGFVKLISVSRTSAADANGTMTIDFYFEKK, from the coding sequence ATGATGAATATAAATAAAATAATAATAGGGTGGCTTTCTGTTATAGCGAGCGTATTAGTGCTTGTTACGGCTTGCCATGAAACCTTGAACGTAGATCCTTTGGATACCACCCCACCCGAAATTACAGGGTTTACTCCTAAAATCGGACAAATTGGAACGATGGTCAGCATTACGGGTACTCATTTGAGAGATGTTACTTCCATTAAAATCGGTGGAGTTGAAGCAAATGTCACTCGTGTGAACCGCACATTGGTAATGGCGGAGATTACTAAAGATAATCTTTCTGGTAAGATAGAAGTAACCAGTCCTTATGGAACAGCTATCGCTGAAGAAGATTTTGTGATTGAGTATCTTAGACCGGAAGTGACGGAATGGTCTAAGGAAACGGGAGTCTTCGCTGCAATGGTGATTAAAGGTAAGAATCTGGAGTTGGTAAATGAAATCAGCTTTGGGACAAAGGCGTCTGTTTTGAAAAGTGATTTTGAGCTACAGTCGGATGAAAAGATAGAGATTATTGTTCCTTATTATGAGTCTGATGGAGCGGTAGATCTTGTGCTGAAGTATAATTATGGCGTAGATCCGACGGAATTGGTGATTGAAAATGCATTCACATTGGATGCAACTGCTCCGTCTGTTACTTCAATTTCCGAAAAGGCATTTATTGGAGCTACATTTGATATTATAGGTAGTAATTTGAATGTGGTTGAGAAAGTTTTGTTGGAAGGTCGTGAATTGGCTGTTGAGCTAGCTACATCGGAAAAATTAACTTGTTTGGTACCGACTGATTTTGAAGTAAATGATAATGCCAAGATTGAATTTGTTTATTTTGGTGGAAAGATGCAGACATCAGTTGGTAATATCGCTCTGAAAGAATCTCCTTGTTATGTATGGAAGAGGATAACGTTGTATGGACCTACACACCCGAATGTGAATTTCTTTAGTGGAATTACAGGTTTGTCATATACACCTTGTGAATTTGAAGCGAATGCAGGCAAGATTCATCTAGCATTATATCCTGGTGCTAACGGCTTGAACTTTGGTTCACTTTATCCGAAAGATGGTGGTTTGTTGGATAAACGATGGACTTGTAATGGAAATCAGATTTCGGGAGCAAACGGGGTGCCACTGCGATTCCGTAAGCTCAAAGAGAGCAATGAAGCAGATGCCAAATTCATTAAAATGATCAATGAGGGTACGTTGGAGTATTTTGATGCAGAGAAGGCAGCTGAAGCAGGTTTGTTATATAGCCCAATGAAACAGGTTATTCGTTATAAGCTGGAAGATGATATGAGTGGTGGAACTGGTGGTTTGCCATATAACGAAAGTAATGATGAAGGTATTACGATTGGTGGTATTAATTTGTTGATGGTTACGGACAAGAACTATAAGGAAGTTCTTCAGATAGGTTTTGTGAAGTTGATAAGTGTGAGCAGGACTTCCGCTGCCGATGCAAATGGTACGATGACAATTGACTTCTATTTCGAGAAAAAATAA